A single window of Besnoitia besnoiti strain Bb-Ger1 chromosome Unknown contig00112, whole genome shotgun sequence DNA harbors:
- a CDS encoding uncharacterized protein (encoded by transcript BESB_018850), with protein MISNRILKSNTFSCLKQSSGVVVYCNHKELGCLYLITGVIFSILGTIMSLFIRFELYSSGSRIICTETIATYNVIITIHGLAMIFMFLMPALYGGYGNFFVPIYIGGSEVVFPRTNAISYFLVPLGSVLLTQSICSEFGSGLGWTMYPPLSTSLMVLNPEATDWIIGGLAVLGISSILSSINFLGTCVFMGSNAGAKNYILYIWAIIFTALMLVFTLPILTGGLVMILLDLHVNTEFYDSMYSGDSVLYQHLFWFFGHPEFWIADHLYRDDSYL; from the exons taggatattgaaatccaacacttttagctgtcttaagcagtccagtggggtggtggtgtactgcaatcataaagaacttggttgtctgtatctcataaccggagtcatcttcagtattctaggaactataatgtctttgtttattcgatttgagttatacagttctggatcgcggatcatttgtacagagacgatagctacttataatgtgataataacgatacatggcctagctatgatctttatgttcttaatgcctgctttgtacggaggatatggtaacttctttgtaccaatatatattggtggttcggaagtcgttttcccaagaactaacgcgatctcctattttctagtaccattaggttctgtgttgttaactcaaagtatttgttccgagtttggtagtggtcttggttggacaatgtatcctccactaagtactagcttgatggtgttaaatccagaggcaactgattggattatcggaggtcttgcagtactaggaattagtagtattttaagttctattaacttccttggtacttgcgtcttcatgggttctaatgctggtgctaagaactatattctatatatctgggctatcatatttactgcccttatgttagtcttcactctacctattcttactggtggattagttatgatccttcttgatctacacgtaaacactgaattttatgattctatgtattctggtgatagtgtactttatcaacatctattctggttcttcggacatccagag ttctggatcgcggatcatttgtacagagacgatagctacttataa